The Rhodobacteraceae bacterium M382 genome window below encodes:
- a CDS encoding sugar transferase → MTWRKRIFDLFFAALLVLLLGPILLGLLIWLLIREGRPIFYVAERMNGMDRPFMLWKLRTMTVVAEDAGVSGGDKSARITPTGAWLRSKRLDEFPQLWNILRGDLSFVGPRPPLREYVERHPEIYSEVLKSRPGVTGLASITYHRHEAALLARCATPEETDLVYSKVCVPAKARLDLIYQRHQSMCYDFDLVFQTIGNLFRRSG, encoded by the coding sequence ATGACCTGGAGAAAACGCATATTCGATCTGTTCTTTGCCGCGCTGCTGGTGCTGCTGCTGGGGCCGATCCTGCTGGGGCTGCTGATCTGGCTGCTGATCCGGGAGGGACGTCCGATTTTCTATGTGGCCGAGCGGATGAACGGGATGGATCGCCCCTTTATGTTGTGGAAGCTGCGCACGATGACGGTGGTTGCCGAGGACGCCGGTGTTTCGGGCGGGGACAAGAGTGCGCGGATCACCCCCACCGGGGCCTGGCTGCGTTCAAAACGGCTGGATGAATTTCCCCAGCTCTGGAACATTCTCAGGGGCGATCTGAGCTTTGTCGGGCCGCGCCCGCCGCTGCGGGAATATGTCGAACGCCATCCCGAGATCTACAGCGAGGTGCTGAAATCACGCCCCGGGGTGACGGGGTTGGCATCGATCACCTATCACCGCCACGAGGCGGCGCTGCTGGCGCGCTGTGCCACCCCTGAGGAAACCGATCTGGTGTATTCCAAGGTCTGCGTTCCGGCCAAGGCGCGGCTGGATCTGATTTATCAGCGCCATCAGAGCATGTGCTATGACTTTGATCTGGTGTTCCAGACCATTGGCAACCTGTTTCGCAGAAGCGGCTGA
- a CDS encoding NAD(P)-dependent oxidoreductase, with protein MSFPATLVVGATGRIGRVLQRCWGRRSADVLWQSRSGPATQATTEGPTAGTWAIFDPLHDGDAYRRAARDCDVILCLAGVIPGRGADLEDNVTLAEAAIRVGAATGARVLLASSAAVYGNQPGCLDETAALCPQAPYGVAKARMEARGAALGAALGATVSALRIGNIAGLDAILGGWRPGFALDVLPDGGTPQRSYIGMGDLAQALGDVVAATDLPPALNIAAPGPIAMGALLDAAGLAWTPRPAPDGVIARVELDPARLAAMSVVGRTAADPSQMVADWRRIGPHVT; from the coding sequence ATGTCGTTTCCTGCCACATTGGTTGTTGGAGCAACAGGCCGGATTGGCCGTGTGTTGCAACGGTGCTGGGGGCGGCGGTCTGCAGACGTGCTGTGGCAGAGCCGGTCCGGGCCTGCCACACAAGCAACAACAGAAGGCCCAACAGCGGGGACATGGGCGATCTTTGACCCGCTGCATGACGGAGATGCCTATCGGCGGGCCGCGCGCGATTGTGATGTGATCCTGTGTCTGGCCGGGGTCATTCCGGGCCGGGGCGCGGATCTGGAGGACAATGTCACCCTGGCCGAGGCGGCGATTCGGGTCGGGGCGGCCACGGGCGCGCGGGTGTTGCTGGCGTCATCGGCGGCTGTTTATGGCAATCAACCGGGCTGCCTGGACGAGACCGCCGCGCTGTGCCCACAGGCCCCTTATGGGGTGGCCAAGGCCCGGATGGAGGCGCGGGGCGCGGCCCTGGGGGCCGCATTGGGGGCGACGGTGAGCGCACTGAGGATTGGCAATATCGCCGGGCTGGATGCGATTCTGGGCGGCTGGCGGCCGGGATTTGCGTTGGATGTCCTGCCCGATGGCGGCACGCCGCAACGCAGCTATATCGGGATGGGAGATCTGGCACAGGCCCTGGGCGATGTGGTGGCGGCGACGGATCTGCCGCCCGCGCTCAACATTGCCGCGCCCGGTCCCATCGCCATGGGCGCGCTGCTGGATGCGGCCGGGTTGGCCTGGACACCACGTCCGGCCCCCGACGGGGTGATCGCCCGGGTTGAACTGGATCCCGCGCGGTTGGCTGCGATGTCCGTGGTCGGGCGCACCGCTGCTGATCCGTCGCAGATGGTGGCGGACTGGCGCCGGATCGGGCCACATGTCACATAG
- a CDS encoding polysaccharide export protein, protein MRHILLLLVLVSVGLLPAACSRSRLPGGAPVSEEILKEADAETADFALYPVTRAFLPTVAQWPTTGTQENLRWIAGSQGAKTQIIQPGDKLTLRIWDSSDNSLLTSLDEKMVQLQDVTVASNGSIFMPYVGNISVIGLTPDLAREELQSALETIIPSAQLQLDMNEGRNNSVDLVSGVARPGTYPMPDRNYSVMGLISAGGGIAATLNNPQIRLMRGGALYGTSVDNLLNNPRFDTLLRGGDRVFVEEDERYFLSFGATGREDLHVFTKDTVSAMDAVSITGGLQDNKADPKGLLILREYPASAVAAGNRGPRQPRVVFSLDLASADGIFSARRFQINPDDLIIATESPINDVLTVSNIIGNFVGVFNTTANLGN, encoded by the coding sequence ATGCGGCATATCCTTTTACTTCTCGTTCTGGTCAGCGTCGGCCTGCTGCCTGCGGCCTGTTCGCGCAGCCGCCTGCCCGGGGGCGCGCCGGTCAGCGAAGAAATCCTGAAAGAGGCCGACGCGGAAACCGCCGATTTCGCGCTCTACCCGGTCACCCGCGCCTTTCTGCCCACCGTGGCCCAATGGCCGACCACCGGAACCCAGGAAAACCTGCGCTGGATCGCCGGCAGCCAGGGGGCCAAAACCCAGATCATCCAGCCCGGCGACAAGCTGACGCTGCGGATCTGGGACAGCAGCGACAATTCACTGCTGACCTCTCTGGATGAAAAGATGGTCCAGTTGCAGGATGTGACCGTCGCCTCGAACGGGTCGATCTTCATGCCCTATGTGGGCAATATCAGCGTCATCGGCCTGACCCCGGATCTGGCCCGCGAGGAATTGCAATCGGCGCTGGAAACCATCATCCCCTCGGCCCAGCTGCAGCTCGACATGAACGAAGGGCGCAACAACTCGGTCGATCTGGTCAGCGGTGTGGCCCGGCCCGGCACCTATCCGATGCCCGACCGCAACTATTCGGTGATGGGGCTGATTTCGGCAGGCGGCGGCATCGCTGCGACGCTGAACAACCCGCAGATCCGGCTGATGCGCGGCGGCGCGCTTTATGGCACCTCGGTTGACAATCTGCTCAACAATCCCCGGTTCGATACCCTGCTGCGCGGCGGCGATCGGGTGTTCGTCGAAGAGGACGAACGCTATTTCCTGTCCTTCGGGGCCACCGGCCGCGAAGACCTGCATGTTTTCACCAAGGACACGGTTTCGGCCATGGACGCCGTGTCGATCACCGGCGGCCTGCAGGACAACAAGGCCGACCCCAAGGGGTTGCTGATCCTGCGTGAATATCCCGCCTCTGCGGTGGCGGCCGGCAATCGCGGCCCGCGTCAGCCCCGGGTGGTGTTCTCGCTGGACCTGGCCAGCGCCGACGGCATCTTTTCGGCCCGCCGGTTCCAGATCAACCCCGATGATCTGATCATCGCCACGGAATCGCCGATCAACGACGTGCTGACCGTGTCCAACATCATCGGCAACTTTGTCGGTGTCTTCAACACCACCGCCAATCTGGGCAATTGA
- a CDS encoding glycosyltransferase gives MNILFVHQNMPGQYRELLMWLVAQGGHRIVFLTQRQDAPRINGVLTRTYKPHHSPDAKAYGLSKVWEEATGAGFGAAMAARDLEQSEGFRPDLILGHTGWGELLFMKQIWPDVPILGFFEYFYNATGGLVGFDPAEPVSDHMPFLMEARNAVPYANIHKVDLGHVPTVWQKNTFPDAFHPKFYTCHDGIRTDRLGPDPEVSLTLGRLERPITRQDEVFTYLARNLEHARGFHIFMAALPRILAARPNARVLVVGGDDVSYGRKSKHPQGLRAELTEALGDSVDWNRVHFLGRVPYSSFCQVVQISRCHLHLTMPFVMSWSLLESMAMQATIVASDVPSVREAVTHGKTGLLVDFFDPQALADQVIDVLANPGAYAHLGPAARAHVVETYDFTTRCLPEHIRQMNALVPAHLRIAVPG, from the coding sequence ATGAATATTCTCTTTGTGCACCAGAACATGCCCGGGCAATATCGCGAGCTGCTCATGTGGCTGGTCGCGCAGGGGGGGCATCGGATCGTGTTCCTGACCCAACGCCAGGATGCGCCCCGGATCAACGGGGTGCTGACCCGAACCTACAAGCCCCACCACAGCCCCGACGCCAAGGCCTATGGGCTGTCCAAGGTCTGGGAAGAGGCCACGGGGGCGGGGTTTGGGGCGGCCATGGCCGCACGCGATCTGGAACAGAGCGAGGGGTTTCGCCCGGATCTGATCCTGGGTCATACCGGTTGGGGCGAGCTGTTGTTCATGAAACAGATCTGGCCGGATGTGCCGATCCTGGGATTCTTTGAATATTTCTACAACGCCACCGGCGGGCTGGTCGGGTTCGACCCGGCCGAGCCGGTTTCCGATCACATGCCGTTCCTGATGGAGGCCCGCAACGCGGTGCCCTATGCCAATATCCACAAGGTGGATCTGGGCCATGTGCCGACCGTCTGGCAAAAGAACACGTTTCCCGACGCCTTCCATCCGAAATTCTACACCTGCCATGACGGGATCCGCACCGATCGGCTGGGGCCTGACCCGGAGGTGTCGCTCACGCTGGGGCGGCTGGAGCGGCCGATCACCCGACAGGATGAGGTGTTCACCTATCTGGCCCGCAATCTGGAACATGCCCGCGGCTTTCACATCTTTATGGCGGCGCTGCCCCGGATCCTGGCCGCCCGGCCCAACGCACGGGTGCTGGTGGTGGGGGGTGATGATGTTTCGTATGGTCGCAAGAGCAAGCACCCGCAGGGGCTGCGCGCCGAGCTGACCGAGGCACTGGGTGACAGCGTCGACTGGAACCGGGTGCATTTCCTGGGCCGGGTGCCCTATTCCAGCTTTTGTCAGGTGGTCCAGATCAGCCGCTGTCACCTGCATCTGACCATGCCCTTTGTGATGAGCTGGTCGCTGCTGGAATCCATGGCCATGCAGGCCACCATCGTGGCGTCCGATGTGCCGTCAGTGCGCGAGGCGGTGACCCATGGCAAAACCGGGCTGCTGGTGGATTTCTTTGATCCGCAGGCGCTGGCGGATCAGGTGATCGACGTGCTGGCCAACCCCGGTGCCTATGCCCATCTGGGGCCCGCGGCCCGGGCGCATGTGGTCGAAACCTATGATTTCACGACCCGCTGCCTGCCGGAACATATCCGGCAGATGAACGCCCTGGTTCCGGCACATCTGCGGATCGCGGTGCCGGGCTGA
- the rfbA gene encoding glucose-1-phosphate thymidylyltransferase RfbA → MTNRKGIILAGGSGTRLYPITIGISKQLLPIYDKPMIYYPISVLMLAGIREICMITTPQDQAQFQRMLGDGSQWGIALTYVTQPNPEGLAQAYILAEEFLDGAPSAMVLGDNIFFGHGLPELMAAADSQTTGGTVFGYHVADPERYGVVDFAPDGSVRSIIEKPPVPPSNYAVTGLYFLDGTAPERARRVRPSARGELEITSLLEMYLEDGELTLQRMGRGYAWLDTGTHGSLLDAGNFVRTLEKRQGLQTGCPEEIAHQNGWTTDAQLAERAELFSKNGYGTYLKGLLH, encoded by the coding sequence ATGACCAACCGCAAAGGCATCATTCTGGCGGGCGGCAGCGGCACCCGGCTGTATCCGATCACCATCGGGATCTCAAAGCAGCTGCTGCCGATCTATGACAAACCGATGATCTATTATCCGATCTCGGTGCTGATGCTGGCTGGTATCCGCGAGATCTGCATGATCACCACGCCGCAGGACCAGGCCCAGTTTCAACGTATGCTGGGGGATGGCAGCCAGTGGGGAATCGCGCTGACCTATGTGACCCAGCCCAACCCCGAGGGGCTGGCACAGGCCTATATTCTGGCCGAGGAGTTTCTGGATGGCGCGCCGTCGGCCATGGTGCTGGGCGACAATATCTTTTTTGGTCACGGGCTGCCCGAACTGATGGCGGCGGCGGATTCCCAGACCACCGGCGGCACCGTGTTCGGCTATCACGTGGCAGATCCCGAACGCTATGGTGTGGTGGATTTTGCCCCCGACGGGTCGGTCAGGTCGATCATCGAAAAACCGCCGGTGCCGCCGTCGAACTATGCGGTGACGGGGTTGTATTTCCTGGATGGCACAGCCCCGGAGCGGGCCCGCAGGGTGCGCCCCTCGGCGCGCGGAGAGCTGGAGATCACGTCGCTGTTGGAGATGTATCTGGAGGACGGCGAACTGACCCTGCAACGCATGGGGCGGGGCTATGCCTGGCTGGACACCGGCACCCATGGGTCCCTGCTGGATGCGGGCAATTTCGTGCGCACGCTGGAAAAACGCCAGGGCCTGCAGACCGGCTGTCCCGAAGAGATCGCGCATCAGAATGGTTGGACCACGGATGCGCAGTTGGCAGAGCGGGCCGAGCTGTTCAGCAAGAATGGATATGGCACCTATCTCAAGGGGCTTTTGCATTAG